One part of the Streptomyces lydicus genome encodes these proteins:
- a CDS encoding HGxxPAAW family protein has protein sequence MSSSGHGHTPAAWTGVIISFIGFCVAGAFIVLDNVPGFWAGIVLIGLGAVAGGLMRAAGLGQEPKRSAAKPAAQAQPQEG, from the coding sequence ATGTCGAGCAGTGGCCACGGACACACCCCCGCCGCCTGGACCGGCGTCATCATCTCGTTCATCGGCTTCTGTGTGGCCGGCGCCTTCATCGTGCTGGACAACGTGCCCGGCTTCTGGGCCGGCATCGTGCTGATCGGCCTCGGCGCCGTGGCGGGCGGCCTGATGCGCGCGGCCGGCCTGGGCCAGGAGCCCAAGCGCTCGGCGGCGAAGCCCGCGGCCCAGGCGCAGCCCCAGGAAGGCTGA
- a CDS encoding DUF2752 domain-containing protein codes for MSDPVAQARPDTRPRGGPARRLAPPLGALAATAAAFAYVGAVDPNRPGHYPVCPLLHLTGLYCPACGGLRSAHAVAHGDLTAALGANALAVAGYAACAVLWVLWLGRAARGRPTAGPRPRAVHWWTLAALLLAFTVVRNLPFGSGLAP; via the coding sequence GTGAGCGATCCCGTGGCGCAGGCCCGGCCGGACACCCGGCCCAGGGGCGGCCCGGCGCGCCGTCTCGCGCCACCCCTGGGCGCCCTCGCCGCGACCGCCGCCGCCTTCGCCTACGTCGGCGCCGTCGACCCGAACCGGCCCGGCCACTACCCCGTCTGTCCCCTGCTGCACCTGACCGGGCTCTACTGCCCGGCCTGCGGGGGCCTGCGCAGCGCGCACGCCGTCGCGCACGGTGACCTCACCGCCGCGCTGGGCGCCAATGCGCTCGCGGTGGCCGGCTACGCCGCCTGCGCGGTCCTCTGGGTGCTCTGGCTGGGCCGGGCCGCCCGCGGCCGCCCCACGGCGGGCCCCCGGCCGCGCGCCGTCCACTGGTGGACGCTGGCCGCGCTGCTGCTGGCCTTCACGGTCGTCCGCAACCTCCCCTTCGGCAGCGGCCTGGCACCGTGA
- the trpC gene encoding indole-3-glycerol phosphate synthase TrpC, whose protein sequence is MSVLDEIIDGVRADLAERQARVTLDELKERAQKARPAMDGVAALKGESVTVICEVKRSSPSKGALAAIADPAGLAADYEAGGAAVISVLTEQRKFGGSLADLEAVRARVDIPLLRKDFIVTAYQLWEARAYGADLALLIVSALEQEALVSLIERAESIGLTPLVEVHDEEEVARAVDAGAKIIGVNARNLKTLEVDRGNFARIAPEIPDHIVKIAESGVRGPHDLIAYANDGADAVLVGESLVTGKDPRTAVADLVAAGSHPAIRHGRA, encoded by the coding sequence GTGAGTGTGCTCGACGAGATCATCGACGGGGTCCGCGCCGACCTCGCTGAGCGGCAGGCGCGCGTCACCCTCGACGAGCTCAAGGAGCGGGCCCAGAAGGCACGCCCCGCGATGGACGGTGTCGCGGCACTCAAGGGCGAGAGCGTCACGGTGATCTGCGAGGTGAAGCGCTCCAGCCCCTCCAAGGGCGCGCTCGCCGCGATCGCCGACCCCGCCGGTCTGGCCGCCGACTACGAGGCGGGCGGCGCCGCGGTCATCTCCGTCCTCACCGAGCAGCGCAAGTTCGGCGGCTCGCTGGCCGATCTGGAGGCCGTCCGGGCCCGGGTCGACATCCCCCTGCTGCGCAAGGACTTCATCGTCACCGCCTACCAGCTGTGGGAGGCCCGCGCCTACGGTGCCGACCTCGCGCTGCTGATCGTCTCCGCGCTGGAGCAGGAGGCCCTGGTCTCGCTGATCGAGCGGGCCGAGTCGATCGGGCTGACGCCGCTGGTCGAGGTGCACGACGAGGAAGAGGTCGCCCGCGCGGTGGACGCCGGGGCGAAGATCATCGGCGTCAACGCCCGCAACCTCAAGACCCTGGAGGTCGACCGCGGCAACTTCGCCCGGATCGCCCCCGAGATCCCCGACCACATCGTCAAGATCGCCGAGTCCGGTGTCCGCGGACCGCACGACCTGATCGCGTACGCCAACGACGGCGCGGACGCGGTGCTGGTCGGCGAGTCGCTGGTCACCGGCAAGGACCCCAGGACCGCGGTCGCCGACCTGGTCGCCGCGGGCTCCCACCCGGCGATCCGCCACGGCCGGGCCTGA
- the trpM gene encoding tryptophan biosynthesis modulator TrpM, with protein sequence MTASASRLRRPAPGHRPGPAGALAAAAGDGRHAALGRGCRPRGCRAPARRVRGRRVRYHIGSEPGQINGRRWRTAAAR encoded by the coding sequence ATGACCGCCAGCGCCTCCCGCCTCCGCCGCCCCGCCCCGGGCCACCGCCCCGGGCCGGCCGGCGCGCTCGCCGCGGCCGCCGGCGACGGACGGCACGCGGCGCTCGGCCGCGGCTGCCGGCCGCGCGGCTGCCGGGCACCCGCGCGGCGGGTCCGCGGACGGCGGGTCCGCTATCACATCGGCTCGGAGCCGGGACAGATCAACGGGCGCCGATGGCGCACGGCTGCCGCACGCTGA
- the trpB gene encoding tryptophan synthase subunit beta, with protein MSSDFFLPDPEGRVPTPEGYFGAFGGKFIPEALVAAVDEVAAEYEKAKADPAFAAELDDLLVNYTGRPSALTEVPRFAEHAGGARVFLKREDLNHTGSHKINNVLGQALLTKRMGKTRVIAETGAGQHGVATATACALFGLECTVYMGEIDTQRQALNVARMRMLGAEVIAVKSGSRTLKDAINEAFRDWVANVDRTHYLFGTVAGPHPFPALVRDFHRVIGVEARRQILERAGRLPDAALACVGGGSNAIGLFHAFLPDTDVRLIGCEPGGHGVETGEHAATLTEGTPGILHGSRSYVLQDEDGQITEPYSISAGLDYPGIGPEHAYLKDVGRAEYRAVTDDAAMQALRLLSQTEGIIPAIESAHALAGALEVGRELGPDGLLLINLSGRGDKDMDTAARYFGLYDDKGGADVNGAVQPTGEGEK; from the coding sequence ATGTCCTCCGATTTCTTCCTTCCCGACCCCGAGGGCCGGGTCCCCACCCCCGAGGGCTACTTCGGTGCCTTCGGCGGCAAGTTCATCCCCGAGGCGCTGGTCGCGGCGGTCGACGAGGTCGCCGCCGAGTACGAGAAGGCCAAGGCGGACCCCGCCTTCGCGGCCGAACTCGACGACCTGCTGGTCAACTACACCGGGCGCCCCAGCGCGCTCACCGAGGTGCCGCGGTTCGCCGAACACGCGGGCGGGGCCCGGGTGTTCCTCAAGCGCGAGGACCTCAACCACACCGGCTCGCACAAGATCAACAACGTGCTGGGCCAGGCGCTGCTCACCAAGCGGATGGGCAAGACCCGGGTCATCGCCGAGACCGGCGCCGGCCAGCACGGCGTCGCCACCGCCACCGCCTGCGCCCTCTTCGGCCTCGAATGCACCGTCTACATGGGCGAGATCGACACCCAGCGGCAGGCCCTCAACGTCGCCCGGATGCGGATGCTCGGCGCCGAGGTCATCGCCGTGAAGTCCGGCAGCCGCACCCTCAAGGACGCCATCAACGAGGCGTTCCGCGACTGGGTCGCCAACGTCGACCGCACCCACTACCTCTTCGGCACGGTCGCCGGCCCGCACCCCTTCCCGGCCCTGGTCCGCGACTTCCACCGCGTCATCGGCGTCGAGGCCCGCCGCCAGATCCTGGAGCGCGCCGGACGGCTGCCGGACGCCGCACTCGCCTGCGTCGGCGGCGGTTCCAACGCCATCGGCCTGTTCCACGCCTTCCTCCCCGACACCGACGTCCGCCTGATCGGCTGCGAGCCCGGCGGTCACGGCGTCGAGACCGGCGAACACGCCGCCACCCTCACCGAGGGCACCCCCGGCATCCTGCACGGCTCGCGCAGTTACGTCCTCCAGGACGAGGACGGCCAGATCACCGAGCCGTACTCGATCTCGGCCGGCCTGGACTACCCCGGCATCGGACCCGAGCACGCCTACCTCAAGGACGTCGGCCGCGCCGAGTACCGCGCGGTCACCGACGACGCGGCGATGCAGGCGCTGCGGCTGCTGTCGCAGACCGAGGGCATCATCCCGGCGATCGAGAGCGCCCACGCGCTGGCCGGCGCCCTGGAGGTCGGCCGCGAGCTGGGCCCCGACGGCCTGCTGCTGATCAACCTCTCCGGGCGCGGCGACAAGGACATGGACACCGCCGCCCGCTACTTCGGGCTGTACGACGACAAGGGCGGGGCGGACGTCAACGGCGCGGTCCAGCCGACCGGTGAGGGGGAGAAGTGA
- the trpA gene encoding tryptophan synthase subunit alpha, which translates to MAGNIELLNSVLAQAKAENRAALVGYLPAGFPTVDGGIRAMTEMLDGGCDIVEVGLPHSDPVLDGPVIQTADDIALRGGVKIVDVIRTVREVHAATGAPVLCMTYWNPVDAYGVERFAADLAEAGGAGCILPDLPVEESEVWRKAAEQHGLATVFVVAPSSRDERLAKITAAGSGFVYAASLMGVTGTRESVGREAQDLVARTRATTELPVCVGLGVSTPAQAAEVAAFADGVIVGSAFVKRLLVAGDDLTAGLAGLRTLAGELAEGVRNRS; encoded by the coding sequence ATGGCGGGCAACATCGAACTGCTCAATTCCGTACTGGCCCAGGCCAAGGCGGAGAACCGGGCCGCACTCGTCGGCTACCTCCCGGCCGGCTTCCCGACCGTCGACGGCGGCATCCGGGCGATGACCGAGATGCTGGACGGCGGCTGCGACATCGTCGAGGTCGGCCTGCCGCACAGCGACCCGGTCCTGGACGGGCCGGTCATCCAGACCGCCGACGACATCGCGCTGCGCGGCGGCGTGAAGATCGTCGACGTGATCCGCACGGTCCGCGAGGTGCACGCCGCCACCGGTGCGCCGGTGCTGTGCATGACGTACTGGAACCCCGTCGACGCGTACGGCGTCGAGCGGTTCGCCGCCGACCTGGCCGAGGCCGGCGGCGCCGGCTGCATCCTGCCCGACCTCCCGGTCGAGGAGTCCGAGGTGTGGCGCAAGGCCGCCGAGCAGCACGGGCTGGCCACCGTCTTCGTGGTCGCGCCCAGCAGCCGGGACGAGCGGCTCGCCAAGATCACCGCGGCCGGCAGCGGCTTCGTCTACGCCGCTTCCCTGATGGGCGTCACCGGCACCCGCGAATCGGTCGGCCGCGAGGCCCAGGACCTGGTGGCCCGTACCCGCGCCACCACCGAGCTGCCGGTCTGCGTCGGCCTCGGCGTCTCCACCCCCGCCCAGGCCGCCGAGGTGGCCGCCTTCGCGGACGGGGTGATCGTCGGGTCGGCGTTCGTCAAGCGGCTGCTGGTCGCCGGCGACGACCTGACGGCCGGCCTCGCCGGGCTGCGCACCCTCGCGGGTGAGCTGGCCGAGGGCGTACGCAACCGTTCATAG
- a CDS encoding DsbA family protein, whose translation MSQKNHEGKRTARERLQEQREKEKARSRRRRQAVVAGSVVAALAVAGGIAVWASSAGGGPSSSDNETARPKQAGGGAKPFVTVGAPDAPSTLTVWEDFRCPACQQFETGFRPVVHELEDSGKLKTEYHLVTIIDGNSGGKGSLTAANAALCAQDAGRFRDFHDVLYANQPPEPQDKFADPQYVLQLAGKVKGLVTPAFTTCVKDGTYNGFVRKSGDAFAKSGYRGTPTVLLNGQDLAKVKGGRMTPADLKKMVLDTAKGKQPGKSASPGATASPGGGTSASPKPGAAHHGAASPQAGTGHHGGASPQAGSGHHGAASPRTGAGHHGTAAPGAGASVRTGAAPAS comes from the coding sequence GTGAGCCAGAAGAATCATGAGGGTAAGAGAACCGCCCGCGAGCGGCTTCAGGAGCAGCGCGAGAAGGAGAAGGCGCGCTCCCGGCGCCGCCGCCAGGCGGTCGTCGCCGGGTCGGTGGTCGCCGCGCTGGCGGTCGCCGGCGGCATCGCCGTCTGGGCCTCCTCCGCCGGCGGCGGCCCGAGCAGTTCCGACAACGAGACCGCCCGCCCGAAGCAGGCCGGCGGCGGCGCCAAGCCGTTCGTCACGGTGGGCGCGCCCGACGCCCCGTCCACCCTCACGGTGTGGGAGGACTTCCGCTGCCCCGCCTGCCAGCAGTTCGAGACCGGCTTCCGCCCGGTGGTCCACGAACTGGAGGACTCCGGCAAGCTCAAGACCGAGTACCACCTCGTGACGATCATCGACGGCAACTCCGGCGGCAAGGGGTCGCTCACCGCCGCGAACGCCGCCCTGTGCGCCCAGGACGCCGGCCGGTTCCGCGACTTCCACGACGTCCTCTACGCCAACCAGCCGCCCGAGCCGCAGGACAAGTTCGCCGACCCCCAGTACGTCCTCCAACTGGCCGGCAAGGTCAAGGGCCTGGTGACCCCCGCCTTCACCACGTGCGTCAAGGACGGCACGTACAACGGCTTCGTCCGCAAGTCCGGTGACGCGTTCGCCAAGTCCGGCTACCGGGGCACCCCGACGGTCCTGCTCAACGGCCAGGACCTCGCCAAGGTGAAGGGCGGCCGGATGACGCCCGCGGACCTGAAGAAGATGGTCCTGGACACCGCCAAGGGCAAGCAGCCCGGCAAGAGCGCCTCCCCCGGGGCGACCGCCTCACCGGGCGGGGGCACGAGCGCCTCGCCGAAGCCCGGCGCGGCCCACCACGGCGCGGCCTCCCCGCAGGCCGGAACGGGGCACCACGGCGGCGCGTCCCCGCAGGCCGGGTCCGGTCACCACGGCGCGGCGTCGCCGCGGACGGGCGCGGGGCACCACGGCACCGCGGCGCCCGGGGCCGGTGCGTCCGTGCGGACCGGCGCCGCACCGGCGTCCTGA